One Gemmatimonas sp. genomic region harbors:
- a CDS encoding ElyC/SanA/YdcF family protein, giving the protein MSDLLFRGRGADVGGRAPAWLVRSAGAVLGLAIMQLAAALGFWTAAGVSSFSARLVLMLAGALLATSSRGSWLWLIAGVLSTLLMLVSYTPLVTPMIAPFVRRDAVPVAFAPSEAADAVVVMSGSVTSEGRVTGAALERLISGFQQARRLGLSVVALSVVGDDADPSVESSERDQRELAQLMAPDLALRFVKNVHSSRDEALAFAAMARTHGWRRVVLVTSPLHSRRACAAVEHAGLPVRCAPAASREYALSRLDRPENRRLAFADVVYEIAATLLYRMRGWTP; this is encoded by the coding sequence GTGAGTGACCTGTTGTTCCGGGGGCGCGGCGCCGATGTCGGCGGCCGCGCCCCTGCGTGGTTGGTACGCAGTGCCGGCGCCGTCCTCGGGCTCGCGATCATGCAGCTCGCGGCGGCACTTGGGTTCTGGACCGCAGCCGGCGTGTCGTCCTTCAGCGCACGACTCGTGCTCATGCTGGCGGGCGCACTTCTGGCCACATCGTCCCGCGGCTCATGGCTGTGGCTGATCGCCGGTGTGCTCAGCACGCTCCTGATGCTGGTGTCCTACACACCGCTCGTGACGCCGATGATTGCCCCATTCGTGCGGCGCGATGCCGTGCCCGTGGCATTCGCCCCGTCCGAGGCGGCCGATGCCGTGGTGGTCATGTCGGGCAGCGTGACCTCCGAGGGGCGCGTGACCGGCGCTGCCCTTGAGCGCCTCATCAGCGGCTTTCAGCAGGCCCGCCGACTCGGCTTATCCGTGGTGGCCCTGTCGGTGGTGGGCGACGACGCCGATCCATCGGTCGAGAGCTCTGAGCGGGATCAGCGCGAGCTGGCGCAACTCATGGCGCCCGACCTCGCGCTCCGATTCGTGAAGAATGTGCACAGCAGCCGAGACGAAGCACTGGCCTTCGCGGCGATGGCACGGACGCACGGATGGCGGCGCGTCGTGCTGGTCACCTCTCCGTTACACTCGAGGCGAGCATGTGCCGCCGTCGAGCACGCCGGGCTGCCGGTGCGCTGCGCCCCCGCCGCGTCCCGCGAGTACGCGCTCTCCCGCCTCGATCGCCCGGAGAACCGACGGCTGGCCTTCGCCGACGTCGTGTATGAAATCGCCGCGACGCTGTTGTACCGCATGCGTGGCTGGACGCCGTGA
- a CDS encoding S9 family peptidase, whose translation MSAQITRSTRALLFAAPLCFAIALPARVAAQPSATQLSATQPSPNDRLTIADYFNWEDVAAPSMSPDGRQIIYTRTWIDQLNDKRESSVWIMNADGTKNRFLVKGGDAKWSPDGSRIAYVAPGEPGGAQLWVRYMDAEGATTQITRLTEAPADIEWSPDGKTLAFGMLVRGTDTWRIAMPTPPRGAKWTEPPRVVTKVKYRADRQGFLEDGLRQLFTVPADGGTPHQVTSGDWATNGTTWMPDGKSFVFTSLRTAEAEYAWRQSDIYKVEIATGAVSALTSRNGPDNSPVPSPDGRFIAYTGYDSTDATWKDATMYVMDADGKNARALTEKLDRSPSGMMWAPDASGVYFNVENEGSRNLYFVSLKGDVRQVTKGAHVLTVSDINKNFTAVGVATSSAKPNDIVAFDLRTPVIKQLTDVNGDVLAGKKLATTEEVWYTSVDGQRIQGWIVKPADFDAKKKYPLMLEIHGGPHSMYNVGFNFSRQDHASNGFVMLYTNPRGSTGYGSAFGNAIKNAYPGKDYNDLMAGVDTVINRGFVDSNRLYVFGCSGGGVLTAWTVGHTDRFAAAASMCPVINWLSFVGTTDGSSWYYNFAKYPWDDPSEHLKRSPLMYVGSVKTPTLLMTGVNDLRTPISQTEEFYEALKIRKVPTAMIRFNNEWHGTSSTPSNFVRTQLYLRSWFDKYQAPPKGQRVTQDQQ comes from the coding sequence ATGTCCGCACAGATTACCCGCTCCACCCGCGCCCTGTTGTTCGCCGCGCCACTCTGTTTCGCCATCGCACTGCCCGCACGCGTTGCGGCACAGCCGTCCGCGACGCAACTGTCCGCCACGCAACCGTCGCCGAACGATCGACTGACCATCGCCGACTACTTCAATTGGGAAGATGTCGCCGCACCGAGCATGTCCCCCGACGGTCGTCAGATCATCTACACGCGCACGTGGATCGATCAGCTGAATGACAAACGGGAATCGTCGGTATGGATCATGAATGCCGACGGCACCAAGAACCGTTTCCTCGTGAAAGGCGGCGACGCCAAGTGGTCACCCGACGGCTCGCGCATCGCGTACGTCGCGCCCGGTGAGCCCGGCGGTGCGCAACTCTGGGTGCGCTACATGGACGCGGAAGGTGCGACGACGCAGATCACGCGCCTCACGGAAGCGCCGGCTGATATCGAGTGGTCACCCGACGGCAAGACGCTCGCCTTCGGCATGCTGGTGCGCGGCACCGACACGTGGCGCATCGCGATGCCGACGCCACCGCGGGGCGCCAAGTGGACCGAGCCGCCGCGCGTCGTCACGAAAGTGAAGTATCGCGCCGATCGTCAGGGCTTTCTCGAAGACGGACTACGACAGCTGTTCACGGTGCCCGCCGATGGTGGTACACCGCATCAAGTCACGAGCGGTGACTGGGCGACCAACGGCACCACGTGGATGCCCGACGGCAAGAGTTTCGTGTTCACCTCGCTGCGCACCGCAGAGGCCGAATACGCGTGGCGCCAGAGCGACATCTACAAGGTGGAGATCGCCACCGGTGCGGTTTCGGCACTCACCTCGCGCAATGGTCCGGACAACTCGCCGGTGCCGTCGCCCGATGGCCGCTTCATCGCGTACACCGGCTACGACAGCACCGATGCCACATGGAAGGACGCCACGATGTACGTGATGGATGCCGACGGCAAGAACGCGCGCGCCCTCACGGAGAAACTGGATCGCTCGCCGAGCGGCATGATGTGGGCACCCGATGCAAGCGGCGTGTACTTCAACGTGGAGAACGAAGGATCGCGCAACCTGTATTTCGTATCGCTCAAGGGCGACGTCCGGCAGGTCACCAAGGGTGCGCACGTGCTCACGGTGAGTGATATCAACAAGAATTTTACGGCGGTCGGTGTGGCCACGTCGTCCGCGAAACCCAACGACATCGTGGCGTTCGATCTGCGCACGCCGGTCATCAAGCAGCTGACTGATGTGAATGGCGATGTGCTGGCCGGCAAGAAGCTGGCAACGACCGAAGAAGTGTGGTACACGTCGGTGGATGGACAGCGCATTCAGGGATGGATCGTGAAGCCGGCCGACTTCGATGCGAAGAAGAAATATCCGTTGATGCTCGAGATTCACGGCGGACCGCATTCGATGTACAACGTGGGCTTCAACTTCTCGCGCCAGGATCATGCGTCGAATGGCTTCGTGATGCTCTACACGAATCCGCGCGGCTCCACCGGCTATGGCTCGGCATTCGGCAACGCCATCAAGAACGCGTATCCCGGCAAGGACTACAACGACCTCATGGCCGGCGTCGATACGGTGATCAACCGCGGCTTCGTGGACAGCAATCGTCTGTACGTGTTCGGCTGCTCTGGTGGCGGCGTACTCACGGCGTGGACGGTTGGCCATACCGACCGATTCGCCGCCGCCGCGTCGATGTGTCCCGTGATCAACTGGCTCAGTTTCGTGGGGACCACCGACGGATCGAGCTGGTACTACAACTTCGCCAAGTATCCGTGGGATGATCCCAGCGAACATCTCAAGCGCTCGCCGTTGATGTATGTGGGTAGCGTGAAGACGCCCACGCTGCTCATGACCGGCGTGAACGATCTGCGCACGCCGATCAGTCAGACGGAGGAGTTCTACGAAGCGCTGAAGATCCGGAAGGTGCCAACGGCGATGATCCGCTTCAACAACGAGTGGCACGGTACCAGTTCCACGCCGTCGAACTTCGTGCGCACGCAGCTCTATCTGCGCAGCTGGTTCGACAAGTATCAGGCGCCGCCCAAGGGCCAGCGCGTCACGCAGGATCAGCAGTGA